A region of Microbacterium suwonense DNA encodes the following proteins:
- a CDS encoding DUF58 domain-containing protein: MRGQGTEFDSLREYVRGDDIRSIDWRATARAGTTMLRTWRPERDRHVVILIDTGRTSAARVGDSTRLEASLEAALLLAALASRAGDHVHLLMYDRVARARVTGVDGVGLLPALTDAMAPVHARLVDTDWAGAFASVRTLTTRPSLIVVLTAQDAAESARGFLGAFPDASRATTLLVGSATDDSIVELARRRESRMDVYLAAAAEQTIRDAQRVADAVRRAGGEAIAADPETLPRASPIAISSSRPPAASDPAPTEKAGALGPGGRGTAPAPERGEGRRG; the protein is encoded by the coding sequence GTGCGCGGACAGGGCACGGAGTTCGACTCGCTGCGCGAGTACGTGCGCGGCGACGACATCCGCTCCATCGACTGGCGTGCCACCGCGCGAGCGGGCACCACCATGCTGCGCACATGGCGACCCGAGCGCGACCGCCACGTGGTGATCCTGATCGACACGGGACGCACATCGGCGGCACGTGTGGGCGACAGCACCCGGCTGGAGGCGTCACTCGAGGCCGCGCTGCTGCTGGCCGCGCTGGCCTCCCGCGCGGGCGATCACGTGCACCTGCTGATGTACGACCGCGTCGCACGCGCCCGCGTCACCGGTGTCGACGGGGTGGGGCTGCTGCCCGCGCTGACGGATGCCATGGCGCCGGTGCACGCACGGCTGGTCGACACGGATTGGGCCGGCGCCTTCGCATCCGTGCGCACGCTGACCACCCGCCCGTCGCTGATCGTCGTGCTGACCGCGCAGGATGCCGCGGAATCGGCACGCGGGTTCCTCGGCGCCTTCCCGGACGCCTCGCGTGCGACCACCCTGCTGGTCGGCTCGGCGACCGACGATTCGATCGTGGAGCTGGCACGGCGCCGCGAGTCGCGCATGGACGTGTACCTGGCCGCTGCGGCAGAGCAGACCATCCGGGATGCCCAGCGGGTGGCGGATGCCGTGCGCCGCGCCGGTGGAGAGGCCATCGCGGCGGATCCGGAGACCCTCCCCCGCGCATCGCCGATCGCTATCTCGAGCTCAAGGCCGCCGGCCGCCTCTGACCCCGCCCCAACGGAGAAGGCAGGGGCGCTGGGGCCCGGAGGAAGAGGAACGGCCCCCGCCCCTGAAAGGGGCGAGGGCCGTCGAGGCTGA
- a CDS encoding RDD family protein, with the protein MSLPITDEQEILSGEAVAIDVQPVGFVLRAAGALIDMLIGFALFAAFIILQIWLLSQGLLDEHTMAILSIWSAAISFLVLPITVEMALRGRSLGKLAVGGRVVRVDGGAITFRHTFIRALVGVLEIYLTLGGGAVIAGAVTARSQRLGDLVAGTYCQRVRTPRLVEHAPFLPPSLIGWAPIADVARLPDRLARRVSQFLAGAEQLSPAARVRVAQELASEVSAFVSPLPPVAPEELLRGVTVLRRQREQRALTIADDRAERLTGRRIRI; encoded by the coding sequence ATGTCTCTACCGATCACCGATGAGCAGGAGATCCTCTCCGGCGAGGCCGTCGCGATCGATGTGCAGCCGGTCGGCTTCGTGCTGCGCGCGGCCGGCGCGCTGATCGACATGCTGATCGGCTTCGCGCTGTTCGCCGCGTTCATCATCCTGCAGATCTGGCTGCTGTCGCAGGGGCTGCTGGACGAGCACACGATGGCGATACTGAGCATCTGGTCAGCGGCGATCAGCTTCCTGGTGCTGCCGATCACGGTCGAGATGGCGCTGCGCGGACGCAGCCTGGGAAAGCTCGCCGTGGGCGGCCGCGTCGTGCGCGTCGACGGCGGTGCGATCACCTTCCGGCACACCTTCATCCGCGCGCTCGTGGGTGTGCTGGAGATCTATCTGACCCTCGGCGGCGGTGCCGTGATCGCGGGTGCGGTCACGGCGCGCTCGCAGCGGCTGGGCGATCTGGTGGCGGGCACGTACTGTCAGCGGGTGCGCACGCCCCGGCTCGTCGAGCACGCCCCGTTCCTGCCGCCGTCGCTGATCGGATGGGCGCCGATCGCAGATGTCGCGCGTCTTCCCGACCGGCTGGCCCGGCGCGTCTCGCAGTTCCTGGCCGGGGCCGAGCAGCTCTCTCCGGCCGCGCGCGTGCGCGTGGCGCAGGAGCTGGCATCCGAGGTGAGCGCCTTCGTCTCGCCGCTGCCGCCGGTGGCGCCCGAGGAGCTGCTTCGCGGGGTGACCGTGCTGCGGCGTCAGCGCGAGCAGCGGGCGCTGACGATCGCCGACGACCGCGCGGAGCGGCTGACCGGGCGTCGCATACGCATCTGA
- a CDS encoding DUF3499 family protein: MDDSLRTDERLCSKVACAREAVATLTFDYGDQMAALGPLGPGGDPHAHDLCAQHAQRLSVPAGWVVVRHEAMRH; encoded by the coding sequence ATGGATGACTCACTCCGCACCGACGAACGACTCTGCTCCAAGGTGGCCTGCGCGCGCGAGGCCGTGGCGACGCTCACGTTCGACTACGGCGACCAGATGGCCGCGCTCGGCCCGCTCGGTCCTGGAGGGGATCCGCACGCTCACGATCTGTGTGCGCAGCACGCCCAGCGGCTCTCGGTCCCGGCCGGCTGGGTGGTCGTCCGCCATGAGGCCATGCGACACTGA
- the katG gene encoding catalase/peroxidase HPI, with amino-acid sequence MTDNVIDENDGIIPAPTREEQAEAQEQAAAGECPVVHGGATRVGGSSAHSWWPNRLNLRVLAKNPPATNPYGPEYDYRRQFAEVDLDELRADIEKVLTTKQDWWPADFDNYGPAVVRMAWHSAGTYRVTDGRGGGNSGQQRFAPLNSWPDNVGLDKPRRVLWPVKKKWGSRVSWADLMIFAANVAMEQMGFTTFGFGGGRVDAWEPDDDVYWGSENTWLADDGRYEAGKTRDLESPLAATQMGLIYVNPEGVGGNPDPLELAHDIRETFARMAMNDEETVALIGGGHTFGKTHGAGPADEVGPAVEDAPMEQMGIGWKNSFGTGKGDDQTASGLEVTWTYHPTRWDNEFFHILYAYEWELMESPAGAKQWRPKNGAGADMVPMAHDPSTRREPRMLTSDLSLRFDPIYGPISAKFRDDPQAFADAYARAWFKLTHRDMGPSTRYVGKLAPTEELIWQDPVPAVDHELIGDADAAALKQQILDSGLTVSELVATAWAAAASFRNSDKRGGVNGARLALEPQNRWEANNPARTAKVLDVLRGIKASFEESGKRVSLADLIVLAGNAGVEKAARDAGHDVVVPFRPGRTDATQEKTDVESFEYLEPVADGFRNYVGPLATAAELPAEFLLVDKASLLNLTAPEMTVLVGGLRALDANWDGSKYGVFTDRPGVLTNDFFVNVLDMAYEWKALDPGSHAFQATEVATGELKWIGTRADLVFGSNSELRAVTEAYAADDASERFVNDFVTAWTKVMELDRFDLV; translated from the coding sequence ATGACTGACAACGTCATCGACGAGAACGACGGCATCATCCCGGCGCCGACCCGCGAAGAGCAGGCCGAAGCACAGGAGCAGGCTGCGGCCGGCGAGTGCCCGGTCGTGCACGGCGGCGCCACCCGCGTGGGCGGATCGTCTGCGCACAGCTGGTGGCCGAATCGGCTGAACCTGCGGGTGCTTGCCAAGAACCCGCCCGCCACCAACCCGTACGGCCCCGAGTACGACTACCGCAGGCAGTTCGCGGAGGTCGACCTCGATGAGCTGCGCGCCGACATCGAGAAGGTGCTCACCACCAAGCAGGACTGGTGGCCCGCCGACTTCGACAACTACGGTCCTGCCGTGGTGCGGATGGCCTGGCACAGCGCCGGCACCTACCGCGTGACCGACGGCCGCGGCGGCGGGAACAGCGGTCAGCAGCGCTTCGCGCCGCTGAACAGCTGGCCCGACAACGTCGGCCTGGACAAGCCGCGCCGTGTGCTCTGGCCCGTCAAGAAGAAGTGGGGCTCGCGCGTCTCCTGGGCCGACCTGATGATCTTCGCCGCCAACGTGGCGATGGAGCAGATGGGCTTCACCACTTTCGGCTTCGGCGGCGGCCGCGTGGACGCCTGGGAGCCGGACGACGACGTGTACTGGGGCTCGGAGAACACCTGGCTCGCCGACGACGGCCGGTACGAGGCCGGCAAGACCCGCGACCTGGAGAGCCCGCTTGCGGCCACGCAGATGGGCCTGATCTACGTCAACCCCGAGGGCGTGGGCGGCAACCCCGACCCGCTGGAGCTCGCTCACGACATCCGTGAGACGTTCGCGCGGATGGCCATGAACGACGAGGAGACCGTCGCCCTGATCGGCGGCGGCCACACCTTCGGGAAGACGCACGGCGCGGGTCCCGCCGATGAGGTCGGCCCCGCAGTGGAAGACGCTCCGATGGAGCAGATGGGCATCGGCTGGAAGAACTCCTTCGGCACCGGAAAGGGCGACGACCAGACCGCGAGCGGCCTGGAGGTCACCTGGACCTACCACCCGACCCGCTGGGACAACGAGTTCTTCCACATCCTGTACGCGTACGAGTGGGAGCTCATGGAGAGCCCGGCGGGCGCCAAGCAGTGGCGCCCGAAGAACGGTGCGGGCGCCGACATGGTGCCGATGGCTCACGACCCCTCCACGCGTCGTGAGCCGCGAATGCTGACCAGCGACCTGTCGCTGCGCTTCGACCCGATCTACGGGCCGATCTCGGCGAAGTTCCGCGACGACCCGCAGGCGTTCGCCGATGCGTACGCCCGGGCCTGGTTCAAGCTCACGCACCGCGACATGGGCCCGTCGACGCGCTACGTCGGCAAGCTCGCCCCGACCGAAGAGCTCATCTGGCAGGACCCGGTGCCCGCGGTCGATCACGAGCTGATCGGCGATGCGGATGCGGCCGCCCTCAAGCAGCAGATCCTCGACTCCGGTCTGACGGTCTCCGAGCTGGTCGCCACGGCATGGGCTGCGGCGGCATCCTTCCGCAACAGCGACAAGCGCGGCGGCGTCAACGGCGCGCGCCTGGCGCTGGAGCCGCAGAACCGCTGGGAGGCCAACAACCCGGCCCGCACCGCGAAGGTGCTGGACGTGCTGCGCGGCATCAAGGCGTCGTTCGAGGAGTCCGGCAAGCGCGTCTCACTGGCCGACCTCATCGTCCTCGCCGGAAACGCCGGTGTCGAGAAGGCGGCGCGGGACGCCGGTCACGACGTGGTCGTGCCGTTCCGCCCGGGCCGGACCGACGCCACCCAGGAGAAGACTGACGTCGAATCGTTCGAGTACCTCGAGCCGGTCGCCGACGGGTTCCGCAACTACGTGGGACCGCTGGCGACCGCAGCCGAGCTGCCCGCAGAGTTCCTGCTGGTCGACAAGGCGAGCCTGCTGAACCTGACCGCACCCGAGATGACGGTGCTGGTCGGCGGTCTGCGCGCCCTGGACGCCAACTGGGACGGCTCGAAGTACGGCGTGTTCACCGATCGCCCCGGCGTTCTCACGAACGACTTCTTCGTGAACGTGCTCGACATGGCCTACGAGTGGAAGGCTCTGGACCCGGGCTCGCACGCCTTCCAGGCCACCGAGGTCGCCACCGGCGAGCTGAAGTGGATCGGCACGCGCGCCGACCTGGTGTTCGGCTCGAACTCCGAGCTGCGCGCCGTCACCGAGGCCTACGCCGCCGACGACGCCTCGGAGCGCTTCGTCAACGACTTCGTCACCGCCTGGACGAAGGTCATGGAGCTGGACCGCTTCGACCTGGTCTGA
- a CDS encoding glycosyl transferase, translating into MPAPVHAIIVARSGESASVQLGRTLDALRDQRTPPAAVTVVVLGDATRVRALSGIGYIVEGIIEARANTTFSEAVALAQPRVAPGSAVWLLAEDTRPDPRALHLLAGALERSPSAAIAAPKLVQQHDDREIVSLGVSMTRAGRAVELAAGELDQGQHDDLEDVLGADVRGVLIRGEAPAVLRPDTALAGADEGLDLGVRARLGGARLVLVPKARVGVLPTGPAAQPRNAIARAWATRRSQLHRRLAYAPAVAVPLHWLSLLPLALWRSITHLIAKRPGEVVPEWGAALTSMVSLRALTRSRRAIRSFRRASWADIAPLRVSRAQLKQRLDDGHGSERGVVSELNFFGGGGAWTVLAALLVNLVAFVSMLAWPAIGGGALLPLRQTVAALWADAAWGLRDLGLGIVGPADPFTGVLAVLGSLSPAAPSLALVVLWLLALPLAALGGWFAATRVTDRAGLRILGGVLWALAPTFLSALVQGRPAAVLLHLVLPWVFHTAVVAHRSWGAAGAASVLIAAALACSPSLAPAFVLLWLLALVLMLAGRRLRGAARLLWLLIPSTALFLPLVIRQLRSGDPWALLADPGVVLPLDAVGRADIVMGFPSVDRAGWEWFAGGVLIDWVPLLLIPLAVLALLSALSPRWRAGYVLLATTLTGLATALLAPGVVVSFAAGVGVSVWPGTGLSLAWLGVVGAALVTLDTVVALRPLRTGASLVAAIAVAVCALPALLAVPTGHAEVQNGPTSTLPALVAAQAVGDADRGTLVLTPLDDGSLSAGVVWGASATLSAQTTLVSTATAPVGDDISATAVDLLSGREFDAAGALARQGISFVLLAQRPQEQDRARTMREEATTSVDQRPGFIKAGQTARGMLWRVDGDIAPRPPLTPSQGAIASLVTLVQLIILLAAVLLAIPTRASRRAARSRSRIVGRMPDEPIVLPRQRIVDHHDVQAAPAAVEAPIIEEPEAQAAREHEPEHSVPEDVDGAEATR; encoded by the coding sequence ATGCCAGCACCTGTCCACGCCATCATCGTCGCGCGCTCCGGCGAATCCGCGAGCGTTCAGCTCGGTCGCACCCTCGACGCGCTGCGCGACCAGCGCACTCCTCCCGCCGCAGTGACGGTCGTCGTGCTGGGAGACGCCACCCGCGTGCGCGCGCTGTCCGGCATCGGGTACATCGTCGAGGGGATCATCGAGGCACGCGCGAACACCACGTTCTCCGAGGCCGTCGCCCTCGCCCAGCCGCGTGTCGCGCCAGGCAGCGCCGTCTGGCTGCTCGCCGAGGACACCAGGCCGGATCCCCGCGCACTGCACCTGCTCGCCGGAGCGCTCGAGCGCTCGCCATCCGCTGCGATCGCCGCACCCAAGCTCGTGCAGCAGCACGATGATCGGGAGATCGTGTCGCTGGGCGTCAGCATGACGCGTGCCGGCCGCGCCGTCGAACTGGCCGCCGGAGAACTCGACCAGGGTCAGCACGACGATCTCGAGGATGTGCTGGGCGCCGATGTGCGCGGTGTGCTCATCCGCGGCGAAGCGCCCGCCGTGCTGCGCCCGGACACGGCGCTGGCCGGTGCCGACGAAGGCCTCGACCTGGGTGTGCGGGCGCGTCTGGGTGGCGCTCGTCTGGTGCTTGTGCCGAAAGCACGCGTCGGCGTGCTGCCGACCGGGCCCGCGGCTCAGCCCCGCAACGCCATCGCGCGAGCATGGGCGACCAGAAGGTCACAGTTGCACCGCCGCCTCGCGTACGCGCCTGCGGTCGCCGTTCCGCTGCACTGGCTCTCGCTGCTCCCGCTGGCGCTATGGCGCTCGATCACCCATCTGATCGCGAAGCGTCCCGGCGAGGTCGTCCCCGAGTGGGGTGCGGCGCTCACGAGCATGGTGAGCCTGAGGGCGCTGACCCGCTCCCGCCGTGCCATCCGCTCCTTCCGACGCGCCTCCTGGGCAGACATCGCCCCACTGCGCGTGAGCAGGGCGCAGCTGAAGCAGCGGCTGGACGACGGCCACGGCAGTGAGCGCGGGGTCGTGAGCGAACTGAACTTCTTCGGCGGCGGGGGCGCGTGGACGGTGCTCGCCGCACTGCTGGTCAACCTGGTGGCCTTCGTCTCGATGCTCGCCTGGCCGGCGATCGGCGGCGGCGCGCTGCTGCCGCTGCGGCAGACCGTCGCCGCGCTGTGGGCGGATGCCGCCTGGGGGCTGCGCGATCTCGGTCTGGGCATCGTGGGGCCCGCCGACCCGTTCACCGGCGTCCTCGCCGTGCTCGGCAGCCTGTCACCAGCCGCCCCATCGCTTGCCCTCGTGGTGCTCTGGCTCCTCGCACTGCCGCTGGCCGCGCTCGGCGGCTGGTTCGCCGCCACACGCGTCACCGACCGGGCAGGGCTGCGCATCCTCGGCGGCGTGCTCTGGGCGCTCGCCCCCACCTTCCTCTCCGCGCTCGTGCAGGGCCGGCCCGCCGCGGTGCTGCTGCACCTGGTGCTGCCATGGGTCTTCCACACCGCCGTGGTCGCGCATCGCTCCTGGGGAGCCGCCGGTGCGGCATCCGTGCTCATCGCCGCGGCACTGGCCTGCTCGCCGTCGCTCGCGCCGGCATTCGTGCTGCTGTGGCTCCTGGCCCTCGTGCTCATGCTCGCCGGACGACGCCTGCGCGGTGCTGCGCGACTGCTGTGGCTTCTGATCCCGAGCACCGCACTGTTCCTCCCACTCGTGATCCGTCAGCTGCGCAGCGGCGATCCGTGGGCGCTGCTCGCCGATCCGGGTGTCGTGCTCCCGCTGGACGCGGTCGGTCGCGCCGACATCGTGATGGGCTTCCCGTCGGTCGACCGCGCGGGCTGGGAATGGTTCGCGGGCGGCGTGCTCATCGACTGGGTGCCGCTGCTGCTGATCCCGCTGGCCGTGCTCGCGCTGCTGTCGGCGCTCTCTCCGCGCTGGCGTGCCGGATACGTACTTCTGGCGACGACGCTCACCGGCCTGGCCACCGCGCTGCTCGCACCGGGTGTGGTGGTGTCCTTCGCCGCGGGCGTCGGCGTGTCGGTGTGGCCCGGCACGGGGCTGAGCCTGGCCTGGCTGGGGGTGGTCGGGGCCGCGCTGGTGACCCTGGACACCGTCGTCGCGCTTCGTCCGCTGCGCACCGGTGCTTCGCTGGTCGCCGCCATCGCGGTCGCCGTATGCGCGCTGCCCGCTCTGCTGGCCGTTCCGACGGGCCACGCCGAGGTGCAGAACGGCCCCACCAGCACGCTTCCCGCGCTGGTGGCGGCGCAGGCCGTCGGCGACGCCGATCGCGGCACCCTCGTGCTGACCCCACTGGACGACGGCAGCCTCTCTGCAGGAGTGGTGTGGGGTGCGAGTGCCACGCTGAGCGCGCAGACCACCCTGGTCAGCACGGCCACCGCGCCAGTGGGCGATGACATCAGCGCGACCGCCGTGGACCTGCTCTCCGGACGCGAGTTCGACGCCGCCGGGGCTCTCGCACGGCAGGGAATCAGCTTCGTGCTGCTCGCGCAGCGGCCGCAGGAACAGGACCGCGCTCGCACGATGCGCGAGGAGGCGACGACCTCCGTCGACCAGCGGCCTGGGTTCATCAAGGCCGGGCAGACAGCGCGCGGGATGCTCTGGCGCGTCGACGGCGACATCGCGCCGCGCCCGCCGCTGACGCCCAGTCAGGGCGCCATCGCCTCGCTGGTCACCCTGGTGCAGCTGATCATCCTGCTCGCCGCCGTGCTGCTGGCGATCCCCACCCGCGCATCCCGTCGTGCCGCGCGCTCCCGGTCGCGGATCGTGGGACGGATGCCGGATGAGCCGATCGTCCTTCCCCGTCAGCGCATCGTCGACCATCATGATGTCCAGGCCGCACCTGCCGCCGTGGAGGCCCCGATCATCGAGGAGCCCGAGGCGCAGGCGGCTCGCGAGCACGAGCCGGAGCACTCCGTGCCCGAGGACGTCGACGGAGCGGAGGCCACCCGATGA
- a CDS encoding DUF5719 family protein has product MKQRTVRLATTGARIATGAVLAAACVAGAVASVPAPWPEVRNSPAVTIVTPVPRDVVLVCNGAFRVLGRDATQAGLMVSAAPLRLRVDGAEDETTTAPLEMPDVTGGEGAQAIVGAVQNRSVPQIAAAESVQLSDEDAAGFAAAPCREPSLTSWLVGGDVSTGASDIIILSNPGEVTATVDLDVYGDERSASTVVVPAKTQLGVPLASVAAGSRSPVVRVVSTGAPVRAALQSTLVRTLDPVGIDLQDGVSGPQKTQVILGARATPATEGDDAVGIVVRMLAPDADAQATVQVRSAASGESIDEYPIELTAATPAEISLAGLAEGAYDIEVSSTAPVVVGARQTVRAGAEEDLAWSLPSPELTADARTTFSVPSGAPATLYLRNPQPEAITVRLEGADEQVVQVDAGGIAAVALRAGGHTLTASGSVNAAIGMRGGDGSAAIAGWPLWPGAATQQPIVVRP; this is encoded by the coding sequence ATGAAGCAGCGAACCGTGCGCCTGGCTACGACGGGAGCCCGCATCGCCACTGGCGCCGTGCTGGCAGCGGCCTGCGTTGCCGGCGCCGTCGCGTCCGTGCCGGCGCCGTGGCCCGAAGTGCGCAACTCGCCGGCGGTGACGATCGTCACGCCTGTGCCCCGTGACGTCGTGCTCGTCTGCAACGGGGCGTTCCGAGTGCTGGGGCGCGACGCCACCCAGGCCGGGCTGATGGTGTCGGCGGCGCCGCTGCGCCTGCGCGTGGACGGCGCCGAGGACGAGACCACCACCGCACCACTGGAGATGCCCGATGTGACCGGTGGCGAGGGCGCGCAGGCGATCGTCGGCGCGGTGCAGAACCGTTCGGTGCCGCAGATCGCAGCAGCCGAGTCCGTGCAGCTGTCCGACGAGGACGCGGCCGGTTTCGCGGCCGCACCGTGCCGAGAGCCCTCGCTGACCAGCTGGCTCGTCGGCGGCGACGTGTCCACCGGCGCCTCCGACATCATCATCCTGTCCAACCCCGGCGAGGTCACCGCCACCGTCGATCTCGACGTCTACGGTGACGAGCGCTCCGCCTCGACGGTGGTCGTGCCCGCCAAGACCCAGCTCGGCGTGCCGCTGGCATCCGTCGCCGCCGGCTCGCGATCCCCGGTCGTGCGGGTGGTCTCCACCGGCGCGCCGGTGCGGGCGGCGCTGCAGTCGACGCTCGTGCGCACCCTGGATCCGGTCGGCATCGATCTGCAGGACGGCGTCAGCGGCCCTCAGAAGACGCAGGTCATCCTCGGGGCCCGTGCCACGCCTGCCACAGAGGGCGACGACGCGGTGGGCATCGTGGTGCGGATGCTCGCACCGGATGCCGATGCGCAGGCCACCGTTCAGGTGAGGTCCGCCGCATCCGGCGAGAGCATCGACGAGTACCCGATCGAGCTGACGGCGGCCACGCCCGCCGAGATCTCACTGGCCGGGCTGGCCGAGGGTGCCTACGACATCGAGGTGTCATCGACTGCTCCCGTGGTCGTCGGCGCCCGCCAGACCGTGCGAGCGGGCGCGGAGGAGGACCTGGCCTGGTCCCTGCCCTCGCCCGAGCTCACGGCGGACGCACGCACGACGTTCTCGGTGCCCAGCGGCGCGCCCGCGACGCTGTACCTGCGCAATCCTCAGCCGGAAGCGATCACGGTTCGGCTCGAGGGTGCCGATGAGCAGGTGGTGCAGGTCGACGCGGGCGGGATCGCCGCGGTCGCTCTGCGCGCGGGCGGGCACACCCTGACGGCCAGTGGAAGCGTCAATGCCGCGATCGGCATGCGCGGGGGCGACGGGTCTGCGGCGATCGCCGGCTGGCCGCTGTGGCCGGGAGCCGCGACGCAGCAGCCGATCGTCGTGCGCCCCTGA
- a CDS encoding WhiB family transcriptional regulator has product MTGYRSDVPENWFVDPVNLGVPGVRRAEAEDDGALAWQADALCAQTDPEAFFPEKGGSTRDAKRICSTCDVRGECLEYALNNDERFGIWGGLSERERRKLKRRAG; this is encoded by the coding sequence ATGACGGGTTACCGCTCAGACGTTCCCGAGAATTGGTTCGTCGATCCGGTGAACCTCGGAGTTCCGGGTGTTCGCAGGGCAGAGGCAGAGGACGACGGCGCTCTCGCATGGCAGGCCGACGCGCTATGTGCGCAGACCGACCCCGAGGCGTTCTTCCCTGAGAAGGGCGGCTCCACGCGGGATGCCAAGCGCATCTGCTCCACCTGCGATGTCCGCGGTGAATGCCTCGAGTACGCGCTGAACAACGACGAGCGCTTCGGCATCTGGGGCGGACTCAGCGAGCGCGAGCGTCGCAAGCTCAAGCGCCGCGCCGGCTGA
- a CDS encoding aquaporin produces the protein MSESPITTEKPTLAAKLAAEGFGTFLLVFGGVGTALFASNHFTDPGATSAVYVGIALAFGLTVLVGVYAFGPLSGGHFNPAVTVGAAAAGRIPWRDVAPYIIAQVVGGVIASTALVLIGMFGPDNWLTTAQDAGFASNGWGAHSPADSGCCRRSSSRSS, from the coding sequence ATGTCTGAGTCACCCATCACCACCGAGAAGCCGACCCTGGCGGCCAAGCTCGCCGCCGAAGGGTTCGGCACGTTCCTGCTTGTGTTCGGCGGCGTCGGCACGGCGCTGTTCGCCTCGAACCACTTCACCGATCCCGGTGCGACCTCGGCCGTCTACGTCGGTATCGCACTGGCCTTCGGCCTGACCGTCCTCGTGGGCGTCTACGCCTTCGGCCCGCTCTCGGGCGGGCACTTCAACCCTGCCGTCACCGTCGGGGCCGCCGCCGCCGGCCGCATTCCGTGGCGCGATGTGGCCCCGTACATCATCGCCCAGGTTGTCGGCGGCGTGATCGCCTCCACCGCGCTGGTGCTGATCGGAATGTTCGGCCCGGACAACTGGCTGACCACGGCTCAGGATGCCGGGTTCGCCAGCAACGGCTGGGGAGCGCACTCCCCGGCGGATTCGGGATGCTGTCGGCGATCATCATCGAGGTCATCCTGA
- a CDS encoding aquaporin: MLSAIIIEVILTGFFVMVILGATHPTRGSAHAGIAIGLTLTLIHLIAIPVDNTSVNPARSIAAAIYGGPELLAQLWVFLVFPIVGALIVGYSYKALFDGTAKA; the protein is encoded by the coding sequence ATGCTGTCGGCGATCATCATCGAGGTCATCCTGACCGGCTTCTTCGTGATGGTGATCCTCGGCGCCACGCACCCCACGCGCGGCAGCGCCCATGCAGGCATCGCGATCGGCCTCACCCTGACGCTGATCCACCTCATCGCCATCCCGGTGGACAACACCTCGGTCAACCCGGCGCGCTCGATCGCGGCGGCGATCTACGGCGGCCCCGAGCTGCTGGCGCAGCTGTGGGTGTTCCTGGTGTTCCCGATCGTCGGCGCGCTGATCGTCGGCTACTCCTACAAGGCGCTGTTCGACGGCACCGCGAAGGCCTGA
- a CDS encoding stage II sporulation protein M, with protein sequence MDADALADARRPEWERLDALSRQRHLTGAEVDELIVRYRAASADLAELKTSVGDSPQGAYLSTILAAARLRLTGASENIVAQTVRFFTLQLPAALYRLRWTTGVIAVAFVLVVLISGAWIAADPARIATLGTPDALAQYAEEDFVDYYGPMASFAGMVWSNNAWIALQCVLFGVTGIWPIWMLIQNAMGLGVAAAVMAAHGRLDVMMLHILPHGMLELTAIFIAAAAGLHIFWSWAVPGRHTRAQSLASGGRALATVAMGLVFVLLLSGLVEGFITGSALPWAVKIGIGAVALGVVLFYMLVIGRRAARQGETGDLIEYEAGTPTLVAG encoded by the coding sequence GTGGATGCCGATGCCCTCGCCGACGCGCGCCGCCCCGAATGGGAGCGGCTGGACGCACTCAGCCGCCAGCGTCATCTGACCGGCGCGGAGGTCGATGAGCTCATCGTGCGCTATCGCGCGGCATCCGCCGATCTGGCCGAGCTCAAGACCTCGGTCGGCGACTCCCCGCAGGGCGCCTACCTCTCGACGATCCTCGCCGCCGCGCGACTGCGCCTCACCGGGGCGTCCGAGAACATCGTCGCCCAGACCGTCCGCTTCTTCACGCTGCAGCTGCCCGCGGCGCTGTACCGGCTGCGCTGGACGACCGGGGTGATCGCTGTGGCCTTCGTGCTGGTCGTGCTCATCAGCGGCGCCTGGATCGCCGCCGATCCCGCGCGCATCGCCACCCTCGGCACCCCGGACGCGCTCGCGCAGTATGCCGAGGAGGACTTCGTCGACTACTACGGGCCGATGGCGTCCTTCGCCGGAATGGTGTGGTCGAACAACGCCTGGATCGCGCTGCAGTGCGTGCTGTTCGGCGTCACCGGCATCTGGCCGATCTGGATGCTGATCCAGAACGCCATGGGGCTCGGCGTCGCCGCCGCGGTCATGGCCGCGCACGGACGACTGGATGTGATGATGCTGCACATCCTGCCGCACGGCATGCTCGAGCTGACCGCGATCTTCATCGCCGCCGCCGCGGGACTGCACATCTTCTGGTCCTGGGCGGTGCCCGGTCGCCACACCCGGGCGCAGTCGCTGGCGTCCGGTGGACGGGCACTGGCCACCGTCGCGATGGGACTGGTCTTCGTGCTGCTGCTGTCTGGGCTCGTGGAGGGCTTCATCACCGGATCCGCACTGCCCTGGGCGGTCAAGATCGGCATCGGCGCCGTCGCGCTGGGAGTGGTGCTGTTCTACATGCTGGTGATCGGCCGGCGCGCTGCCAGGCAGGGCGAGACCGGAGACCTGATCGAGTACGAGGCGGGCACGCCGACCCTGGTCGCCGGCTGA